The genome window AACCAGTCGCGGGATGCACAAAGCCAATTTAAGTAATTCATATGTGGTGCAATATTGGCTCGAGCGTTGCGTAAGATTTGCGAGTTAGGTGCTCCACCACCAATGGCTAATGGCATTTCACGTTTATAGATTCGCTCTCGCACAATATGGCGTGTAGCTTCATTTTCAAATTTGTTTAAAAACCAATCAATAAGGCGGCGCACTTCGGCGCGTTCTAAAGAAGTTTCTGGAAAAAATCTCTTTTCTTGCCGTAAACTACCACGTGTTTCATCTAAATACTCATAGATCACAATGGCACCTGATAATGGGATTTCGCGTTCAGCGAGAAGGACAGGTAAATGTCCTGCAGGATTAAGTGCAAGAAATTCACTTCTCCTTGCCCATTCATGTTCTTCAATTAGGTGAGTAGCTACCCTGTATTCTTCAATAATAATGCGTATAAAACGAGAAGCAGAGGAAAGAGGATAATGGAAAAGTGTTAGCATAGTTTACACGATCAAATAGAGTCGATGGATTCTTTAAAGTAACAAAATATTTTTATAAAAGCTCTTTG of Bartonella sp. JB63 contains these proteins:
- a CDS encoding glutathione S-transferase family protein; translation: MLTLFHYPLSSASRFIRIIIEEYRVATHLIEEHEWARRSEFLALNPAGHLPVLLAEREIPLSGAIVIYEYLDETRGSLRQEKRFFPETSLERAEVRRLIDWFLNKFENEATRHIVRERIYKREMPLAIGGGAPNSQILRNARANIAPHMNYLNWLCASRDWLASSELSYADLAAAASVSVLDFLAEIDWKQFPAAREWYTRIKSRPSFRPILMDRVRGIAPSSHYADLDF